A genomic stretch from Halichoerus grypus chromosome 5, mHalGry1.hap1.1, whole genome shotgun sequence includes:
- the LOC118541220 gene encoding myelin P2 protein, which yields MSNKFLGTWKLVSSENFDDYMKALGVGLATRKLGNLAKPRVIISKKGDIITIRTESTFKNTEISFKLGQEFEETTADNRKTKSIVTLSRGSLNQVQKWDGKETTIKRKLVDGKMVVECKMKGVVCTRIYEKA from the exons ATGAGCAACAAATTCCTGGGCACCTGGAAACTTGTCTCCAGTGAGAACTTTGATGATTACATGAAAGCTCTGG GTGTGGGGTTAGCCACCAGAAAACTGGGAAATTTGGCCAAACCCCGTGTGATCATCAGCAAGAAAGGGGATATTATAACTATAAGAACTGAAAGTACGTTTAAAAATACAGAGATCTCCTTTAAGTTAGGTCAGGAATTTGAAGAAACCACAGCTGACAACAGGAAAACAAAG AGCATTGTAACCTTGTCAAGAGGCTCATTGAATCAAGTGCAGAAATGGGATGGCAAGGAGACGACAATAAAAAGGAAGTTGGTGGATGGGAAAATGGTAGTG GAATGTAAAATGAAGGGCGTGGTCTGCACCAGAATTTATGAGAAGGCCTGA
- the LOC118541219 gene encoding fatty acid-binding protein 9-like, with the protein MIEPFLGTWKLISSENFEEYMKQLGMSTAARNLAGLAKPRISISANGDEVNIKTESSFKNTEISFKLGEEFDETTADNRKVKSIITLNSGAMIHVQKWLGKETTIKRQIVDGKMVVEYIMNKTVSTRIYEKV; encoded by the exons ATGATTGAGCCCTTCTTGGGAACCTGGAAGCTGATCTCCAGTGAAAACTTTGAGGAATACATGAAACAACTGG GGATGAGCACAGCAGCCCGGAACCTGGCAGGGTTAGCAAAGCCGAGAATCAGTATAAGTGCCAATGGGGATGAAGTGAACATCAAAACGGAAAGTTCCTTCAAGAACACGGAGATCTCCTTCAAACTGGGGGAAGAATTTGATGAAACCACAGCAGACAACCGGAAAGTAAAG AGCATCATAACATTAAACAGTGGTGCAATGATTCACGTCCAAAAATGGCTTGGCAAAGAGACAACAATCAAAAGACAAATTGTAGATGGAAAAATGGTAGTG GAATATATCATGAATAAAACCGTCAGTACTCGAATTTATGAAAAGGTATGA